The DNA region GGCCGATGAAAGTGCTGATCCTCAATCTGATGCCTAACAAGATTGAAACAGAAACGCAGTTGTTGCGTCTTTTGAGTAATACACCATTACAGGTGGATATCGATTTATTGCGGATCCACGACAAAGAATCCAAGCATACGCCGTTGGATCATCTGAATACCTTTTATCGGGATTTTGATGAAGTGCGGGAGCGTAACTTTGACGGTCTGATCATTACTGGTGCACCTTTAGGTAAGCTGGATTTTGAAGAGGTGACTTACTGGGATCACATTAAAGAGGTGATCGACTGGTCGCAGACACATGTGACGTCGGTACTGTTTTTGTGCTGGGCCGCTCATGCGGGTTTGTTTCATCTTTATGGGTTAAAGCGTGAGATCCTTAATAACAAATGCTCTGGAGTGTTTGAACATACGCGCGTGAAGGCTCATATCCCTTTGCTGCGTGGCTTTGATGACGTATTTTACGCCCCTCATTCTCGCTATGCACAAATGAACGTTGCCGAGCTAAAGGCACATCCGCAGTTGCAAG from Shewanella dokdonensis includes:
- the metA gene encoding homoserine O-acetyltransferase MetA; the encoded protein is MPVRIPDNLPAADVLESENIFVMSESRAAMQDIRPMKVLILNLMPNKIETETQLLRLLSNTPLQVDIDLLRIHDKESKHTPLDHLNTFYRDFDEVRERNFDGLIITGAPLGKLDFEEVTYWDHIKEVIDWSQTHVTSVLFLCWAAHAGLFHLYGLKREILNNKCSGVFEHTRVKAHIPLLRGFDDVFYAPHSRYAQMNVAELKAHPQLQVLAESTEAGAYLVISKDHRNLFVTGHPEYRKGTLRDEYFRDLAAGIAPQIPKNYFRNDDPNAEPVARWFGHGNLLISNWLNYYVYQLTPYDLSDLSAKTPWEQANTKVLTGHR